The nucleotide sequence TTCGGTCTTAAATTGTATTTCACCTATTTCTTTAAAACTAAGACCACCTAAAATTCTTAGAAGGAAAACCTCTTTATATGGTTCTTCCAACATGTGAATGCTTCTGTATAGCGTAATTTTTTCCTCCACATTCATAAACTCATTTTCAGGTGAGATATGAAATGCATTCTCCGGATTAATCTGCCTTTTCCACTTATTATTTTTTTCTAAATGCTTATAGTAGGTGTGTTTAGCTATTTGACACAACCAAACAGACATTTTACACTTACCATTATATCTATCGATTGACTTTACAGCTTGATAGAATGTCTCTTGTGTTAATTCCTCAGACAAGTCTGCATCATGACAAAGGCACATTAAATATCTAAAGACATCCTTATCATATTTGGTGTAAATTTCATGGAGATCTCCCAAGGCTTTT is from Bacillus sp. BGMRC 2118 and encodes:
- a CDS encoding sigma-70 family RNA polymerase sigma factor, which translates into the protein MGDLHEIYTKYDKDVFRYLMCLCHDADLSEELTQETFYQAVKSIDRYNGKCKMSVWLCQIAKHTYYKHLEKNNKWKRQINPENAFHISPENEFMNVEEKITLYRSIHMLEEPYKEVFLLRILGGLSFKEIGEIQFKTENWARVTFYRAKTKLKERGTTNNG